A stretch of DNA from Nerophis ophidion isolate RoL-2023_Sa linkage group LG18, RoL_Noph_v1.0, whole genome shotgun sequence:
CGAATTTTCCTTATATGTACATGCCTGCGCCGCTTCCAGTGTAAGACCCTGGTTCAATTCTTGAAGCTCTGTATGGAATGAACACAGGAGCTTGAGGCGTGGGCTGGAAACTGGACTGGTAGGACACAGAGGGATCGTAGGACACAGAGGGATCGTACGCCAGCGTGTACGGCGCGCTGTTCTGGCTCATGTACAAGGAGTTGACTGGTGTGTACAGCTTTCCGAGCGGGTTCGAGCTTCTCATGGACGAATGATAGACTTCGTTGCCTTGAAACAAGAGCGTTGTGCTTTCAGGCCGGCCTGGGTTCAGGAGGACCGGCAGTGTGGCTCGTGCGGCGTCGCTTGTCACTATTTGAGGATTGACCAGCTGATGTGCGTCAGAGCTGTGCTGCAGGGATGGTTGGAAGATGTTGGATCTAAGGCTGGAAACACTTGAAATGGGCTGATACATCATCGGATTGAGGTTCCTCGGCGGCGTGTTGTATCTGAGCAAGTGTGGCGGGTGGTAAAGAGCATTTGACCTTTTGTCCGAGGTCTGACGACTGCAGATGAACAACAAGGCGGAGCAGAAAAGAACGGCTCCCGTCACCCAGCCGATGTAAAGGGCATCCCCTAGTTCTCTTCTCTGTGCATCGATTAACAACGGGTTGTAGAAGTCCCGGATGATCACATGACCAGTCCACGACACTGGGATGAAGACACAGACACAAGCCAGGAGCTGCATTCCGCCTGCCACCGACAGGATCACATTCTTTGCCCTTTTGTTACCCTGGAGACAGGAAGTGCAACGTAGCCCCAAAATGGCTATCATGAGCCCTAGTCCGGACAAGGCCACCGAGCAGCACATGAGACCCCTGGCGGCCTGGAGCTCGGCAGGCAGGAACAGGAGCGAGTCGTACACCTTACACTGCATCCTTATGTTCGCCTGGCGGTAGCAGTTCATCCACAGGCCTTCCCAGCGGGTCTCCATGACGATGATGTTCTCCCCTATGAACGCCGTTACCTTCCACATGGGCATGCCGGTGGTGGCGGCTGCGCCGATAAGCCCTACCAGGCCGATGCACATGGCGGCTATCTCGGGAATTCCTTCAACCATCGTTCAGAAGATTATAATCCAGGTGTTCTGATCTAAAATGCAGGACGCAAGTCAACTAATTCCCGTTTCTTGCGGCCATCTTGGAGGAAGAAGATCTTTCAGCAACGTGCGGCAGGCTCAACTGATGCGTTTGTGGACGGTACAGCAAGGTTTGTTGTGGGAAAGTAGCTTTGGAGGCTTTGGTTGGTTCAGGGAGAAGATGAGGGTACGAATAAttgcttattttgtgtttatggttGGTCTGGCTAGAAACTGGTTTGATAACTTGTACGACGAGATAAGCACTCAGAGAGCATTGAACTCCAACAATCCCTATCTcctattagtaaaaaaaaactacagaaCATGGATCGGCCCCAAAAAGTAAATCCTAAAAGTTAAACCGGCCGTAACATTTTAGGCTGGTAGTAGCGTATTGAAGAACAACTGTTGTCTGTCTCTGCCATCTTTGTCTCTCCAGGGCTGCTagcatacacactcacacagaggTCTAAACATAAAGTAACCTAGTAGAAATGATCTGGATCCGCCCCAAAATCCAAGTAGTTGTTCCTTATCTCAGTCCAGACAGAAATTTCTATGAGCTAATTAAATTGTCAAGCCAACAGCAACGATTACATAACTTCCTGGCAAACGTAAATATACCAGAGCACACCTTTATGATTCATCAATCAGTTGTTGGACTATTGGCTCACTCTACTGGTCCATATTCAGATTAGTTACACTTTTGCATTTTGATTAATCGCGGTGAACCACACAAAATTATTTGCGTGAAAATCTCACATAAGGCCACGAACATTGGGTTGTGACCGACATATtagtacgtgctatcgtaatgtaatcaaggtaGCGTCGTTTgcattgttagcattattaatttacaatgacattatttttgtattgtttctgtttcacaaattcctcagccCCAATTAATATCAATATTTCAACATTGTAAAACCAAATCTAgattttgtgaaaaaaacaaagctGTCAGCTCATTCACGAGAATTTGCACCGTAAAATACGCTTACCACCTTAGTCTACAGTCATGTTTTTACAGAGCAttattgtaaatgaaaaaaaaggtaCCActgtttttcctgtaaaattcttGGGACTGAGCTGCCCAAATTTTGCGGTAAAAGCCACTGACTTTATTTCTGACAGTGTAAATACAATAGAATTACAGGCAGACATACATGAAACAAACAGACATAACTTTATTTCGCATTAATATAGTTGATAGTGTCTAGTATAAAAATACAAGGAGAATTGTTTTAGGAgcattctaattattatttgttGCGGATTAAGTGgcaataaaacaaatttacatagcAAAAGTTGCTTCCTCTCATAGATAGCGGACAATGGAAGTGCGGCCTACAGGTGTTAGACTTAAAGCTCTTTGTATCTATTCAAAACAGTTTCTGGTCATGTGATCACGCTTGGTCGGCGGCCACAGGGACTACCCTCTTCGCAAACAAAGAGACGCATCCACACCTTCAACAAACAGCAGCCATCTCTTGGCTTCCCGTCCAACTTCTGCATATCAGCTCTTTCAGAACCTTGAAATCTTTAAACAACTAGCAACCATCATATTTTTGTAAAACAACTAGCCATAACATCAAAAACCACTGTCGGTTACGTTAGCGTTTTCTTGTTTCTGGCATTGAAGAAAGAAGACAGTCTACCAAGTCCAATGAGATGATTGGGATTCTGATATACATACTTTATCCTCACTGGACTTGGGATCTGATTGGTACGAATAATTGACAAAGGTGGTATTGTTTAGTTTCTGTCGATGCTGTCACGCAACCTTTAGTGAGGTCCTCTGATTGGCCCCACTCCCAGTCATGGCCTCAGTCAGTGTTCAAAGATAAGCCACTCCACTGCGTACAGACGGGTACCTGGACTGGTAGCTGTAGTTGGTGGATGGATGTCTGGACAGCACCGGCTGGGCTTGGGGAAGCAGCACAAGCTGTTGAGGCTGCAGGGTCTGGATGGGCTGCGGAGGGTACACCGTGTAGTCGGAGTTCCTGGAGTAGACGTACTTCCTCGGGTCTTGGTCCTCCGCCTGTAAATTGCAGCAAGTGAACAGGCATCCACCAGCAAAGAGAAAGGCCCCGGCCACCCAGCCGATGTAGAGGGCCTCCCCCAGCTCCCGGCGCTGGGCGTCGAGCAGTAAAGGGTTGTAGAAGTCCCGAATGATAACGTGCCCCGTCCAGGACACGGGGATGATGACGCAGATGCACGACAAGATGACCATGGTTCCGGCGATGATGAGCACCAGCCGCTTTGCTCGGTGGTTTTGAATGCACGACGTGCACTGCAGCCCCAACAGGCTCACCAGCACGCCCAGACCGCCGAGAGCCAGAGCGCAGCACATGAGACCCCGTGCCGCCTGTAGGTCGGGGGGCAAGGCCAGGAGAGAGTCGTAGACCTTACACTGCATCCTGATGTCGGCCTGTTTGAAGCAGTTCATCCACAGACCCTCGTAGCGGGTCTCGAACACGATGATGTTCTCTCCAATGAAGGCTGTGACTCGCCACATCGGCATGCCTGTGCTCGCCGCCACGCCGATCAGCCCGATCAGGGTCACGAGAAGACCCAGCAGCTCCAGTGCGGAGTTGGCCATCCCGTTCTACGTGTAGGCTGTGGCAGGCGGCAGTCCTGGCGGGAGGTAGTCGCATCCCAGCGGAGAGGGAGGTGTTCACCTTTTCTGTGTACACGGGAGGGGTGGGAATAGCACCCCCGTTGCTAAGAGACCAATTCCCCTCAGGCCACTTTTTTCTTTGTGTGGCGAACAGGAATCGCAGGTCTCAATTTACATCCTCACATTACCTTTATTTTTCTATAACACATGTGCTTATTTGCGAGAtagtagaaatatggggaaagtacattttattcaccaactgtgttacaaaaaattaTGGAGAACActcaaataatttattttgtaaaGCCAAAAACTTgctaacagctaaaatgatgcacaaagcaaacaatAACCTGCTATCCAAGAATGCACAACATAACATGACCTGTATGCACttaaaacacttaaaacctttagtatatcagtatgtgcaaTCAAATTATGGAATTAATTAAAGTGTCAGTAGAGTGGAAGAACAAGTTGCCTCTTTTATGAAGCTAGTAttatatatatctgatttatga
This window harbors:
- the LOC133537100 gene encoding claudin-8-like; the encoded protein is MVEGIPEIAAMCIGLVGLIGAAATTGMPMWKVTAFIGENIIVMETRWEGLWMNCYRQANIRMQCKVYDSLLFLPAELQAARGLMCCSVALSGLGLMIAILGLRCTSCLQGNKRAKNVILSVAGGMQLLACVCVFIPVSWTGHVIIRDFYNPLLIDAQRRELGDALYIGWVTGAVLFCSALLFICSRQTSDKRSNALYHPPHLLRYNTPPRNLNPMMYQPISSVSSLRSNIFQPSLQHSSDAHQLVNPQIVTSDAARATLPVLLNPGRPESTTLLFQGNEVYHSSMRSSNPLGKLYTPVNSLYMSQNSAPYTLAYDPSVSYDPSVSYQSSFQPTPQAPVFIPYRASRIEPGSYTGSGAGMYI
- the LOC133537101 gene encoding claudin-4-like codes for the protein MANSALELLGLLVTLIGLIGVAASTGMPMWRVTAFIGENIIVFETRYEGLWMNCFKQADIRMQCKVYDSLLALPPDLQAARGLMCCALALGGLGVLVSLLGLQCTSCIQNHRAKRLVLIIAGTMVILSCICVIIPVSWTGHVIIRDFYNPLLLDAQRRELGEALYIGWVAGAFLFAGGCLFTCCNLQAEDQDPRKYVYSRNSDYTVYPPQPIQTLQPQQLVLLPQAQPVLSRHPSTNYSYQSRYPSVRSGVAYL